One genomic segment of Clostridium saccharoperbutylacetonicum N1-4(HMT) includes these proteins:
- a CDS encoding ABC transporter ATP-binding protein, translated as MNTILKEVELPKSMEENIEIKIEDLSMIYQDKNGGEPVTALKDVNLEIKEGEFISLLGPSGCGKTTLLRIIADLLQPSSGKIIVRGQTPRDIRLQKKYGIVFQNPVLYDWRTVRRNVCMPMELLGMPKSKRTEKVTEMLDLVGLTNFGKHYPYELSGGMQQRVGIARALAINPEILLMDEPFSALDEFTREKLHEDLLNIWTKTKKTVIFVTHNISEAVFLSDKVVVLSPHPGRVSAVIDINIPRPRNMESKQTTKFYDYITKIRNSFEGV; from the coding sequence ATGAATACAATATTAAAAGAAGTCGAACTTCCAAAGTCAATGGAAGAAAACATAGAAATCAAAATAGAAGATTTAAGTATGATTTATCAAGATAAAAATGGAGGAGAACCAGTAACAGCACTTAAAGATGTAAATTTAGAAATTAAAGAGGGAGAATTTATTTCACTGCTTGGACCTTCAGGATGTGGCAAAACTACTTTGCTTAGAATTATAGCAGATTTGCTTCAACCATCAAGTGGAAAAATTATAGTAAGAGGTCAAACTCCAAGAGATATAAGACTACAAAAAAAATACGGGATAGTATTTCAAAATCCAGTTTTATATGATTGGAGAACAGTGAGAAGAAATGTATGTATGCCTATGGAGCTTTTAGGGATGCCAAAATCTAAACGTACCGAAAAAGTTACTGAAATGCTTGATTTAGTTGGACTCACAAACTTTGGAAAGCATTATCCTTATGAACTTAGTGGAGGCATGCAGCAAAGAGTAGGAATTGCAAGAGCACTAGCAATCAATCCAGAAATACTACTTATGGATGAGCCGTTTTCGGCTTTAGATGAGTTTACGCGGGAAAAGCTTCATGAGGATTTATTAAATATATGGACAAAGACAAAAAAGACTGTAATCTTTGTAACTCATAATATTTCTGAAGCAGTATTTTTATCAGATAAAGTAGTAGTGCTTTCTCCACATCCAGGACGTGTTTCAGCAGTAATTGATATTAATATACCAAGACCAAGAAATATGGAATCAAAGCAAACAACAAAATTCTATGACTATATAACCAAGATAAGAAACAGCTTTGAGGGGGTGTAG
- a CDS encoding iron-containing alcohol dehydrogenase, producing the protein MAYEFSLPGKTIFGDNALEASENVIKTFGKKAFVISGKNVTKAGTVKILTDYLTKWEIAFEVFNDITGEPTELMIESGVKAYKASNCDFLIAIGGGSPLDSCKAIAAMTKLEGEICDYMGKVIEGDFPPMVLIPTTAGTGSEATKFTVITDSKRNIKMLLKGEALLPDLAIIDPSFTSTAPKTVTAATGMDALTHAVEAYTSKKASPLTDTFALSAIKRIFKYLPLAYADGEDKEAREEMAIAAYEAGVCINNSSVTIVHGMSRPIGALFHVAHGISNAMLIKECLSYVLDGTYERFGAIGRAIGAAADEKNDKEAAEAFLEKLTELCSICEIPTLKEYGINKEEFDKVVEKMAEDAMSSGSPSNTIKEVNKGDLLNIYSKLWN; encoded by the coding sequence ACAATTTTTGGAGATAATGCATTAGAAGCAAGTGAAAATGTAATAAAGACTTTTGGTAAAAAAGCTTTTGTGATTTCAGGAAAAAATGTTACAAAGGCAGGTACCGTTAAAATTCTTACAGATTATCTAACTAAATGGGAAATTGCTTTTGAAGTATTTAATGATATTACAGGCGAACCAACAGAGCTTATGATTGAAAGTGGAGTAAAGGCATATAAAGCATCAAATTGTGATTTTTTAATAGCTATAGGCGGAGGTAGTCCACTAGATAGTTGTAAAGCAATTGCAGCAATGACAAAATTAGAAGGTGAAATATGTGACTATATGGGAAAAGTTATTGAAGGCGATTTCCCACCAATGGTGTTAATACCAACTACGGCAGGTACAGGATCTGAAGCTACAAAATTTACAGTAATTACAGATTCAAAAAGAAATATAAAAATGCTTCTAAAGGGGGAAGCATTGCTGCCTGATTTAGCTATTATTGACCCAAGCTTTACTAGTACAGCGCCAAAGACTGTAACTGCTGCAACAGGTATGGATGCACTTACTCATGCAGTGGAAGCTTATACTTCAAAAAAAGCAAGCCCGCTAACAGACACCTTTGCATTGTCTGCAATAAAGAGGATATTTAAATATTTACCTCTGGCTTATGCGGATGGTGAAGACAAAGAGGCAAGAGAGGAAATGGCAATAGCAGCTTATGAAGCAGGAGTGTGTATAAATAATTCCTCGGTAACAATAGTACATGGAATGAGCAGACCGATTGGAGCATTATTTCATGTAGCTCATGGAATTTCAAATGCTATGCTTATAAAGGAATGTTTATCTTATGTTTTGGATGGAACTTATGAACGTTTTGGAGCTATAGGGAGAGCAATTGGTGCAGCAGCTGATGAAAAAAATGACAAAGAAGCTGCAGAAGCTTTTTTAGAAAAACTTACTGAGCTATGCAGTATTTGTGAAATTCCTACCTTAAAGGAATATGGAATTAATAAAGAGGAATTTGATAAGGTAGTAGAGAAAATGGCAGAAGATGCAATGAGCAGTGGAAGCCCATCGAATACTATAAAAGAGGTTAATAAAGGTGATTTGTTAAATATATATAGTAAGTTATGGAATTAA